From Draconibacterium halophilum, one genomic window encodes:
- the kduI gene encoding 5-dehydro-4-deoxy-D-glucuronate isomerase, whose protein sequence is MATIYERRFAYHPEDFKNYDTEKIRKEFLVENLMEEGNVRMVYSSIERYIVGGAVPAGDELPLEAIDPLKAEYFCERREVGVMNVGGSGTITVDGTDYKMSYKDALYIGRGSKEVTFKSDDAAKPAHFYFNSAPAHKEYPTKQVSLADANVLHLGSLETSNERNINQLMINTVVDTCQLQMGMTELKPGSVWNTMPAHQHSRRNEVYFYFEVPDEQAVCHFMGEPQETRHIWMKNEQAVISPEWSIHSAAGTSNYIFIWGMAGENLDYTDMDIIQPQELR, encoded by the coding sequence ATGGCAACAATTTACGAAAGAAGATTTGCTTATCATCCTGAGGATTTTAAGAATTACGATACCGAAAAAATAAGAAAAGAGTTTTTAGTGGAAAACCTTATGGAAGAAGGTAATGTGCGCATGGTTTATTCATCGATAGAGCGTTACATTGTTGGCGGTGCAGTTCCTGCAGGCGACGAACTTCCGCTGGAAGCGATTGACCCTTTAAAAGCAGAATATTTTTGCGAACGTCGCGAAGTTGGAGTAATGAATGTTGGCGGTTCGGGAACTATTACAGTGGATGGAACGGATTATAAAATGTCGTATAAAGATGCTTTATACATCGGGCGCGGCAGTAAAGAGGTTACGTTTAAATCGGACGATGCAGCCAAACCTGCTCATTTTTATTTTAACTCGGCACCGGCACACAAAGAATATCCAACGAAGCAAGTAAGTTTGGCCGATGCCAACGTGTTGCATCTGGGAAGCCTCGAGACATCGAACGAAAGAAATATTAACCAGTTAATGATTAATACCGTTGTTGATACTTGTCAGTTACAAATGGGAATGACAGAGTTGAAGCCGGGAAGTGTTTGGAATACCATGCCGGCACACCAGCACTCGCGCCGAAATGAGGTGTATTTCTATTTTGAAGTTCCCGACGAACAGGCAGTTTGTCACTTTATGGGTGAACCACAGGAAACACGTCATATTTGGATGAAAAACGAACAGGCCGTAATTTCGCCTGAATGGTCGATTCACTCCGCTGCCGGAACATCAAACTATATCTTTATCTGGGGAATGGCAGGCGAAAATCTCGACTACACCGATATGGACATTATTCAACCGCAGGAACTGAGATAA
- a CDS encoding LacI family DNA-binding transcriptional regulator: protein MQKSEITIHDIAKKLNISASTVSRALKDNPLISEATRKKIKKTAKEMGYRPNVMAANLRTRRTNTIGVIVPLINRHFFSSVISGIEDVAYRQGFAVTISQSNDNLKKECNIAHTLYSNRVDGLIVSIGMETQSYDHLKLFSERNIPLVFFDRIVDEIPAHKIVVDDFCGAYRATQHLIEQGRKQVAHIGGPLNLQIYAKREAGYRKAISDAGLEINENHILHNSLTRADGLNAIKKILAGKQRPDAIFCANDTTALSTIIHLNETGIKVPEEIAIVGFSNEPFSELVTPSITTVKQPGFEMGQKAAELLIKQINGKVKPKTFETIMMNTELIIRNSSQSK, encoded by the coding sequence GTGCAAAAATCTGAGATTACAATTCACGATATAGCCAAAAAGCTAAATATATCAGCCTCTACTGTTTCACGTGCATTAAAAGATAATCCTTTAATTAGTGAAGCAACCCGGAAGAAGATAAAAAAGACGGCAAAAGAAATGGGTTACCGCCCAAATGTAATGGCTGCTAATTTACGCACCCGACGTACCAATACCATTGGCGTAATTGTTCCGTTAATAAATCGGCACTTTTTTTCATCTGTAATTTCCGGTATCGAAGATGTTGCTTACAGGCAAGGATTTGCAGTTACAATTTCACAATCGAACGATAATCTTAAAAAAGAATGCAACATTGCGCACACTTTATATTCTAACCGTGTTGATGGATTAATAGTGTCGATTGGAATGGAAACTCAGTCGTACGATCACCTGAAACTATTTTCGGAAAGAAATATACCGCTTGTCTTTTTTGATCGGATTGTTGATGAAATACCGGCACATAAAATTGTTGTCGACGATTTTTGTGGTGCATACCGGGCCACTCAGCACCTTATTGAACAAGGGAGGAAACAAGTTGCCCACATTGGAGGACCGCTCAACCTGCAAATCTATGCCAAACGAGAAGCCGGTTACCGTAAAGCAATTAGCGATGCCGGGCTGGAGATAAACGAAAATCATATTCTACACAACAGTCTTACCCGGGCAGACGGACTTAATGCCATAAAAAAAATACTTGCCGGAAAACAACGCCCTGACGCTATTTTTTGTGCCAACGACACAACAGCCTTAAGTACCATTATTCATTTAAATGAAACCGGAATAAAAGTGCCTGAAGAAATTGCTATTGTGGGATTTAGCAACGAACCCTTCAGCGAATTGGTAACACCATCAATTACAACAGTAAAACAGCCCGGTTTTGAAATGGGCCAAAAAGCAGCCGAGCTTTTGATTAAACAAATAAATGGTAAAGTGAAACCCAAAACTTTCGAAACAATAATGATGAATACAGAACTGATTATTCGAAATTCATCACAATCAAAATAG
- a CDS encoding gluconate 5-dehydrogenase has product MIQELFSLSGKVALITGGTHGIGMAIGKTLGQAGAKICVNDISEEKLQECKAEYAEAGIDVYTLKFDVTNEEAVDKGISQIEKELGDIDILVNNAGIIKRIPILDMPIADYKQVIDIDLVAPLIVAKRVAPKMIENRSGKIINMCSMMSVYGRNSVSAYASAKGGLKLLTANMCCEWAKYNVQINGIGPGYIATAQTAPIREGGHPFNDLVMTRTPANRWGEPEDIGNAALFLSSKAADFVNGQVLYVDGGILANFGYVKGENDI; this is encoded by the coding sequence ATGATACAAGAATTATTCAGCCTTAGCGGAAAAGTTGCGTTAATAACCGGTGGAACCCATGGTATTGGAATGGCCATTGGGAAAACACTAGGGCAAGCTGGTGCAAAAATCTGTGTTAACGATATTTCTGAGGAGAAACTACAGGAATGCAAAGCAGAGTATGCCGAAGCTGGCATTGATGTGTATACGCTAAAATTTGATGTTACCAACGAAGAAGCCGTTGATAAAGGAATTTCGCAAATAGAAAAGGAACTTGGCGATATTGATATTCTGGTAAATAACGCCGGAATTATTAAACGTATTCCTATTTTGGATATGCCGATTGCCGATTATAAACAGGTTATTGATATTGACTTGGTTGCCCCGCTTATTGTTGCCAAACGAGTTGCACCTAAAATGATCGAAAATCGTTCAGGAAAAATCATAAATATGTGCTCGATGATGAGTGTTTACGGACGCAATTCTGTTTCGGCTTATGCTTCGGCAAAAGGAGGCTTGAAACTGTTAACGGCAAATATGTGCTGCGAGTGGGCAAAGTATAATGTGCAGATTAACGGAATTGGCCCTGGTTATATTGCTACAGCACAAACAGCTCCAATTCGCGAAGGGGGCCATCCATTTAACGATTTGGTGATGACACGCACACCGGCCAACCGTTGGGGCGAACCCGAAGATATTGGAAATGCTGCTTTATTCCTGTCATCAAAAGCTGCCGATTTTGTAAACGGCCAGGTACTTTATGTTGATGGTGGTATTTTAGCCAACTTCGGATACGTAAAAGGCGAAAACGATATTTAA
- a CDS encoding DUF4249 domain-containing protein yields the protein MKTAQIIKGIIILLFAIVALTSCEDVVDVELNEEDIDLIAVEAYINTKAENNVYVKLERSLAVNQTAQNPVINNAVVQLSDNADSPNTVTLEEQGSTGIYLLPSGTSYPGVPGRTYTLTITTPDGTIITGEEYLQQVETLDTVKVNLSDRGDYEYLGIFINSQETPGLGHYYKWDIYINGEFLNDGEDLAYASDELVDGNYIYDMLILLDWEDEEEDKKLHPGDTIVVEQLSISEAAYDFYWSLSDQTWAGSPFSVPPANVPSNLHSNDGRRILGLFSARDISVGNTIVIDDSNYTPLTSSIPGN from the coding sequence ATGAAAACAGCACAAATAATAAAAGGAATTATCATTCTGCTATTTGCTATCGTTGCACTCACCTCCTGCGAAGATGTGGTTGATGTTGAGCTGAACGAAGAAGATATTGACCTGATAGCCGTTGAAGCGTACATCAATACAAAAGCAGAAAACAATGTTTACGTAAAACTAGAACGTTCGCTAGCAGTAAATCAAACGGCACAAAACCCGGTGATCAACAATGCCGTGGTTCAATTAAGCGATAATGCCGATTCGCCAAATACAGTAACACTCGAAGAACAGGGGTCTACAGGAATTTATTTACTTCCTTCAGGAACCAGTTATCCGGGAGTTCCGGGCCGCACTTATACCTTAACAATAACAACTCCGGATGGTACAATTATTACCGGAGAGGAGTATTTACAGCAAGTTGAAACACTCGATACGGTTAAAGTAAATCTTAGCGACCGTGGCGATTATGAGTACCTGGGTATTTTCATTAATTCGCAGGAAACACCCGGTTTGGGACATTATTATAAATGGGATATTTATATAAACGGTGAGTTTTTAAACGACGGTGAAGACCTGGCTTATGCCAGCGACGAACTGGTAGACGGCAATTATATTTACGACATGCTTATACTCCTTGACTGGGAAGACGAAGAGGAGGACAAAAAACTTCATCCGGGAGATACAATTGTAGTTGAACAGCTATCAATTTCGGAAGCAGCTTACGATTTTTATTGGAGCCTGAGCGACCAAACCTGGGCAGGAAGCCCTTTTAGTGTACCACCGGCAAATGTGCCGAGTAACTTACACTCTAACGATGGAAGGCGTATATTAGGACTGTTCTCTGCCCGCGATATTTCAGTTGGAAATACAATTGTTATTGATGACTCGAATTACACACCTTTAACTTCCAGTATCCCGGGAAATTAA
- a CDS encoding T9SS type A sorting domain-containing protein, with translation MKLRGKILKSGSLFVLLLFILFNGKGAPKLTTFENGWSVPPVAQNDTFIHVARYDLTVTGNVLVNDYDPNGDKIEILFAASPREAFLLMDKDGNFSLQLPSNSIDTISFQYYIKELTENEYKALGNVFIKITENEDLDEVPNFADRDNDNDGLPDNLDGMGLDTDNDGVPNNFDIDSDNDGITDNIEWQNEHNYIAPLNIDANKNGWDDAYDLEMGGTCYTPVDTDGDGIPDMLDTDSDADGRSDLVEAFNLNTDGKAGIQLLFSDYDNDGLDDAFDQMIKGYNWQNSTASNCSPTDSNHNGIRDWRDITSHFSSQSAYIFPNPASESFQFFQPNLKYNQQLCIQIQNLNGQLKKVYKTTYSNERIPVQDLINGYYIVTVTSNGLMHSQQILIQH, from the coding sequence TTGAAATTACGGGGCAAAATATTGAAATCAGGTTCCCTCTTCGTTTTGTTATTATTCATTCTTTTTAATGGTAAGGGAGCACCGAAACTTACTACATTCGAAAATGGTTGGAGTGTTCCACCTGTGGCACAAAACGATACATTTATTCATGTTGCCAGATACGACTTGACAGTAACCGGAAATGTACTGGTAAATGACTATGATCCGAATGGAGATAAAATAGAGATCTTATTTGCAGCTTCGCCGAGAGAGGCATTTTTGTTAATGGATAAAGATGGCAACTTTAGTTTGCAGCTACCTTCAAATTCTATAGATACCATAAGTTTTCAGTATTACATTAAAGAACTTACCGAAAATGAGTACAAAGCTTTGGGAAATGTATTTATTAAAATAACAGAAAACGAAGACCTGGACGAGGTGCCAAACTTTGCTGATCGCGATAACGACAACGACGGTCTTCCTGACAATTTGGATGGAATGGGGCTGGACACGGATAACGATGGTGTTCCAAACAATTTCGACATTGATAGTGATAACGATGGAATTACCGATAACATTGAATGGCAAAATGAACACAACTACATTGCTCCTTTAAACATTGATGCCAACAAAAATGGATGGGACGATGCTTATGATCTGGAAATGGGAGGAACTTGCTACACCCCGGTGGACACCGACGGAGATGGAATACCTGATATGTTAGACACCGATTCGGATGCAGATGGAAGAAGTGATTTGGTTGAGGCATTCAACCTAAATACAGATGGCAAGGCTGGTATTCAACTCCTGTTTTCTGACTATGATAACGATGGGCTCGATGATGCTTTTGACCAAATGATTAAAGGCTATAACTGGCAAAACTCAACGGCCAGTAATTGTTCACCAACCGATTCAAACCACAACGGCATTCGCGACTGGCGCGATATAACCAGCCATTTTTCTTCCCAATCGGCCTATATTTTTCCCAATCCTGCTTCTGAATCGTTTCAGTTTTTCCAGCCCAATTTAAAATATAACCAGCAATTATGCATACAAATTCAGAATTTAAATGGTCAGCTAAAAAAGGTATATAAAACCACCTATAGTAATGAACGTATTCCTGTTCAGGACCTCATCAATGGCTATTATATTGTAACTGTTACTTCCAACGGGCTTATGCACTCGCAGCAGATTTTAATCCAGCATTAA
- a CDS encoding DUF4861 domain-containing protein, protein MKTIMPFGILLLMLFASCTQQPAITLKNPLAETRTDEVIVFSREEIANKIALEEGKLPVFKNGDKTIASQVDDLDGDGNWDEVVLLTDMQADETIKATIELAVQSDYPNINKRTNLRLGIIQEDGSYKEVDNYKAVPVSEPFKIIAQGEGVTWENDKIAFRVYFDCRNVKDLFGKRKPVMVADDVHTPGFGNYHELAEWGMDVLHCGSSLGSGGIALLRNDSLIRLGSTDVYEYQKIVEGPIRSVFDLKYSGWNVNGEEMEAVERITIYPGKYWFESDVTVYGCSEDDQIVTGIVTSQLKNEPFRFEAADFTCIGTHDVQSLNNDELGMAVIVPKSETGTIGRTSDINWFQKGFVTVKEKGFSNIISETYFIAQECKDATPAKHYFFSVWGLDKDQWKTEDGFRKYITEEAEKLSSPVQKM, encoded by the coding sequence ATGAAGACTATTATGCCATTTGGTATTTTATTACTGATGCTGTTTGCCTCGTGTACGCAGCAACCTGCAATTACGCTAAAAAATCCACTGGCCGAAACACGAACCGATGAGGTAATCGTATTTTCCCGCGAGGAAATTGCAAACAAAATTGCTTTGGAAGAAGGCAAACTACCGGTTTTTAAGAACGGTGATAAAACGATTGCAAGCCAGGTTGACGATTTGGATGGCGATGGAAATTGGGATGAAGTAGTGTTGCTAACTGATATGCAAGCCGATGAAACCATTAAAGCAACAATTGAGTTAGCTGTCCAAAGCGATTATCCCAATATCAATAAACGAACCAACCTCCGTTTAGGAATAATTCAGGAAGACGGATCGTACAAAGAGGTGGATAATTATAAAGCTGTTCCGGTGAGTGAACCATTTAAAATTATTGCTCAGGGTGAAGGGGTGACCTGGGAAAATGACAAAATTGCCTTCAGGGTTTATTTTGATTGCCGAAATGTAAAAGACCTGTTTGGCAAGAGAAAACCGGTAATGGTAGCCGACGATGTTCATACGCCCGGATTTGGTAATTACCACGAACTGGCCGAATGGGGAATGGATGTACTACACTGTGGCAGCTCGCTGGGTTCGGGAGGAATTGCTTTGCTGAGAAATGATTCGTTGATTCGGTTGGGATCGACCGATGTGTATGAATACCAAAAAATTGTTGAAGGACCTATTCGCTCAGTTTTCGACCTTAAATATTCGGGGTGGAATGTTAACGGCGAAGAAATGGAAGCCGTGGAGCGCATTACCATTTATCCCGGGAAATACTGGTTTGAATCGGATGTTACCGTTTATGGATGTTCTGAAGATGATCAGATTGTAACAGGCATTGTTACTTCGCAATTAAAAAACGAACCATTCCGTTTTGAAGCAGCTGACTTTACCTGCATTGGCACACACGATGTGCAGTCGTTAAATAACGACGAACTGGGGATGGCAGTAATCGTTCCCAAATCGGAAACCGGTACAATTGGCCGTACGAGCGATATCAACTGGTTTCAGAAAGGCTTTGTTACCGTGAAAGAAAAAGGCTTCAGTAATATTATTTCCGAAACCTATTTCATCGCACAAGAGTGTAAAGACGCAACTCCTGCCAAGCACTATTTCTTCTCGGTTTGGGGATTGGATAAAGACCAATGGAAAACCGAAGATGGGTTTCGGAAATACATTACTGAAGAGGCCGAAAAACTTTCGTCACCTGTTCAGAAGATGTAG
- a CDS encoding TonB-dependent receptor, with protein sequence MMKTMMLLLLLFIGVAVQAQNITLSGYLRDASNGEALIGATVYVEELKQGTASNAYGFYSLTIPEGSYTLQISFIGYQTIKQKIDARESLNISLSLEENTEVMEEIVVNGEAANANVERIEMGMEKLPVKTIQKLPAFMGEVDIIRTIQLLPGIQSGGEASSGLYVRGGGPDENLMILDEAPVYNASHLMGFFSVFNSNAIKDIQVYKSGIPAQYGGKASSVIDIRQKDGNSKQFGFDGGIGNLSSRLTLEGPIIKDKWSFLLAGRRTYYDILGKAAGLEELEENTMYFYDLNGKSNLVINNNNRIYLSGYMGEDVFELGESMYMHWGNATATARWNHIFGDKIFMNISAIFSNYDYNLGVPGENADNFNWSSRIKDYNGKADFTWFANPQNTVKFGVNTIKHQFRPGKITTNGDNSMFSNMELAHYNAMESSVYLSNEQKISDRFSVQYGLRLSHFQQVGKGEVNIYLDPENPDKNEIIETISYGKKDKIGDAFVNLEPRLSMKYTLDRNSSVKGSYNRMVQNLHLISNTQSPTPLDIWLPSSTYIKPLKVDQVSLGYFRNFKQNTWETSVEIYYKDMQNVLDYIEGAELFLNDAIETELLHGSGESKGLEALVKKSKGKFTGWVGYTWSKTEREIPGINNGNPYPSSYDRTHDLSLVASYQLNDRWNFATNFVYATGNPTSYPVAKYNVQGNQVYEYSARNSNRIPDYNRLDLSFTYDFKKNENRRFKQSINVSVYNVYGRRNAYSITPGENEDNPNQTEFVRLSIIGAPIPSITYNVKF encoded by the coding sequence ATGATGAAAACAATGATGTTACTCCTTCTCCTTTTTATTGGAGTTGCAGTACAAGCGCAAAACATTACTTTAAGTGGTTACCTCAGAGACGCCTCGAACGGAGAAGCGCTGATTGGTGCTACGGTTTATGTTGAAGAACTGAAACAAGGCACCGCATCAAACGCCTACGGATTTTACTCGCTTACAATTCCCGAAGGAAGCTACACGCTTCAGATTTCGTTTATTGGGTACCAAACCATTAAACAAAAAATTGATGCCCGTGAAAGTCTTAATATTTCGCTTTCGTTAGAAGAAAATACCGAAGTAATGGAAGAGATCGTAGTAAACGGCGAAGCTGCCAATGCCAATGTTGAACGTATTGAAATGGGAATGGAAAAACTTCCGGTTAAAACCATTCAAAAACTTCCGGCATTTATGGGCGAAGTGGATATTATCCGCACCATTCAGCTGTTACCCGGAATTCAAAGTGGCGGCGAAGCTAGTTCGGGCCTATACGTTCGTGGTGGTGGCCCCGACGAAAACCTGATGATTTTAGATGAAGCACCGGTTTACAATGCCTCGCACCTTATGGGTTTCTTTTCGGTATTTAACTCAAATGCCATTAAAGACATTCAGGTGTACAAAAGTGGTATTCCGGCCCAATACGGAGGAAAAGCATCGTCGGTAATCGATATCCGACAAAAGGATGGCAACTCCAAACAGTTTGGGTTCGATGGCGGAATAGGAAACCTATCCAGCCGCTTGACATTGGAAGGACCGATCATCAAAGACAAATGGAGCTTCCTGCTTGCCGGACGCCGGACTTATTACGATATTTTGGGTAAAGCAGCCGGTTTGGAAGAACTGGAAGAAAACACCATGTATTTCTACGATTTGAATGGGAAATCGAACCTTGTTATCAACAACAATAACCGCATTTATCTTTCGGGTTATATGGGCGAAGATGTTTTTGAGCTGGGCGAATCAATGTATATGCATTGGGGAAATGCCACTGCTACCGCCCGCTGGAATCACATTTTTGGCGATAAGATTTTTATGAATATTTCGGCCATCTTTTCCAACTACGATTACAATCTTGGCGTTCCCGGAGAAAATGCCGATAATTTCAACTGGTCATCGAGAATAAAAGACTACAATGGGAAAGCAGATTTTACCTGGTTTGCGAATCCACAAAACACGGTAAAGTTTGGGGTGAATACGATCAAACATCAATTCCGTCCGGGCAAGATCACCACTAACGGAGACAATTCAATGTTTTCCAATATGGAACTGGCCCACTACAATGCAATGGAAAGCTCGGTTTATCTTTCGAACGAACAGAAGATATCTGATCGTTTTTCGGTGCAGTACGGCTTACGTTTAAGCCATTTTCAACAAGTTGGTAAAGGCGAAGTAAATATATATCTGGATCCGGAAAACCCCGATAAAAATGAGATTATAGAAACGATTAGCTACGGAAAGAAGGATAAAATTGGGGATGCATTTGTGAACCTGGAGCCGCGTTTAAGTATGAAATACACGCTCGACCGAAACAGTTCGGTAAAAGGATCATACAACCGGATGGTACAGAACCTGCACCTCATTTCCAACACGCAATCTCCTACTCCGCTCGACATCTGGCTACCATCGAGTACATACATAAAGCCACTTAAAGTTGACCAGGTATCGCTTGGTTATTTCCGAAACTTTAAGCAAAACACATGGGAAACATCGGTTGAGATTTATTATAAAGACATGCAAAATGTGCTGGATTACATTGAAGGAGCCGAACTATTTCTGAACGATGCCATTGAAACCGAGCTGCTGCACGGTTCGGGCGAATCGAAAGGATTGGAAGCGTTGGTGAAAAAATCGAAAGGAAAATTTACCGGCTGGGTGGGTTATACCTGGTCGAAAACTGAACGCGAAATTCCTGGCATAAACAATGGAAATCCTTACCCATCGTCGTACGATCGCACACACGATCTTTCGCTGGTGGCGAGTTACCAATTAAATGACCGATGGAATTTTGCAACAAATTTTGTTTATGCAACCGGTAATCCAACATCGTACCCCGTTGCGAAATACAATGTTCAGGGAAATCAGGTTTATGAATATTCGGCCCGAAACAGTAACCGAATTCCGGATTACAACCGTTTAGACCTGTCGTTCACCTACGATTTTAAAAAGAATGAGAACCGACGTTTTAAACAATCGATAAATGTTTCGGTGTACAATGTTTACGGGCGACGAAATGCCTATTCAATTACTCCAGGCGAAAACGAAGATAATCCTAATCAAACAGAATTTGTCCGTTTGTCAATTATCGGAGCTCCAATCCCATCAATCACTTACAACGTTAAATTTTAG